A region from the Sphingomonas sp. S2-65 genome encodes:
- a CDS encoding pyruvate, water dikinase regulatory protein: MRLHLHLLSDSTGETLENIAKAALAQFDDVETLRHFWPMVRSEAHLERILQEIAQNPGLVIFTLVNSGVRRTLETRCRALGLPAIAPLDPVSHALSSLLGQEAKARPGRQHSLDAAYFARVDAIQFTMAHDDGIGAEDWEECDIVLAGVSRSSKTPTSIYLANRGYKTANIPIVVESPPPRELFGLKHPLVVGLTTSADRLVQIRRNRLLSLNQSPETDYVDQDSVQREIAFARRMFADNGWPVIDVTRRSIEETAAAIIQLCNQRALQEREA, encoded by the coding sequence ATGCGGCTGCACCTCCATTTGCTGTCGGATTCCACCGGCGAGACGCTGGAAAACATCGCGAAGGCGGCGCTCGCCCAGTTCGACGATGTCGAGACGCTGCGGCATTTCTGGCCGATGGTGCGCTCCGAAGCGCATCTCGAGCGCATCCTCCAGGAGATCGCGCAGAACCCCGGGCTGGTGATCTTCACCTTGGTGAACAGCGGCGTACGCCGCACGCTCGAAACCCGCTGCCGCGCATTGGGTCTGCCGGCGATCGCCCCGCTCGATCCGGTCAGCCATGCGCTGTCGAGCCTGCTCGGCCAGGAAGCGAAGGCGCGGCCGGGCCGCCAGCACAGCCTGGACGCCGCCTATTTCGCGCGCGTCGATGCGATCCAGTTCACCATGGCGCATGATGACGGCATCGGCGCAGAGGATTGGGAGGAATGCGACATCGTCCTCGCCGGGGTGTCGCGCTCGTCCAAGACGCCGACCTCGATCTACCTGGCCAATCGCGGGTACAAGACCGCAAACATCCCGATCGTGGTGGAATCGCCGCCTCCGCGCGAGCTGTTCGGCCTCAAGCATCCGCTCGTCGTCGGGCTCACCACCAGCGCCGATCGGCTGGTGCAGATCCGCCGCAACCGGTTGCTGTCGCTCAACCAGAGCCCGGAGACCGACTATGTCGATCAGGATTCGGTGCAGCGCGAGATCGCCTTTGCCCGGCGGATGTTCGCCGACAATGGCTGGCCGGTGATCGACGTCACTCGGCGTTCGATCGAGGAGACCGCGGCGGCGATCATCCAGCTATGCAACCAGCGCGCGCTCCAGGAGCGTGAGGCATGA
- the mnmE gene encoding tRNA uridine-5-carboxymethylaminomethyl(34) synthesis GTPase MnmE produces the protein MDTIFALSSGAPPAGIAVVRVSGEGAFAAVQRLAGTLPPARRASVRALRNPADGGLLDRALVLCFPGPASATGEDLAELHLHGGRAVVRAIEAALGGMPGLRMAEAGEFTRRALHNGRLDLSEAEGLGDLLAAETETQRRVALRSAEGAVRSEVDGWTDRLLRIAAQVEAMLDHVDEDDVAAEAESLASLQALAGALGGDVGMVATRPPVERLRDGLRVVLAGPPNAGKSTLLNALVGREAAITSSIAGTTRDRVEAPVTRNGLAYVLTDTAGLNQTPGDAIEQIGIARAEEAIRSADILLWLGDDAPPEHPARLWLHPRADQAERGDPGGKDLALSAVTGEGMSVLWDRIEALAASLVPAPDMVALNRRQRDLCIDAAAALTRAAVQHDPLLFAEEVRAAQRAFDAVTGRAGVEAMLDALFSRFCIGK, from the coding sequence ATGGACACGATCTTCGCGCTGTCCAGCGGCGCACCGCCCGCCGGGATCGCCGTCGTTCGCGTGAGCGGGGAGGGTGCCTTCGCTGCGGTGCAACGCCTGGCAGGGACCCTGCCGCCGGCGCGCCGCGCAAGCGTGAGGGCGTTGCGCAATCCCGCCGACGGAGGCTTGCTGGATCGCGCACTGGTGCTCTGTTTCCCCGGCCCGGCGAGTGCCACCGGCGAGGATCTCGCGGAACTGCATCTCCATGGCGGACGCGCAGTAGTCCGCGCAATTGAAGCCGCACTCGGCGGCATGCCGGGGTTGCGCATGGCGGAGGCTGGCGAATTCACCCGCCGCGCATTGCACAATGGCCGGCTCGACTTGAGCGAGGCCGAAGGACTGGGCGACTTGCTGGCCGCCGAGACCGAGACCCAGCGCCGCGTCGCGCTGCGTTCCGCCGAGGGTGCGGTACGGAGCGAAGTCGATGGCTGGACGGACCGGCTTCTGCGGATCGCTGCCCAAGTGGAAGCGATGCTCGATCATGTCGATGAAGACGATGTGGCGGCAGAGGCGGAGTCGCTGGCCTCGCTCCAGGCACTTGCGGGAGCTTTGGGCGGCGATGTCGGCATGGTTGCCACACGACCTCCGGTTGAGCGTCTTCGCGACGGGTTACGCGTCGTTCTTGCGGGGCCACCCAATGCCGGCAAGTCGACGCTGCTGAACGCACTCGTTGGGCGCGAGGCTGCCATCACTTCGTCGATCGCCGGGACGACGCGCGACCGTGTTGAAGCACCGGTAACGCGCAACGGCCTCGCTTATGTGCTGACCGACACCGCAGGGCTTAATCAGACTCCGGGAGATGCGATCGAGCAGATCGGGATCGCGCGCGCCGAGGAGGCCATCCGTTCCGCCGACATCCTGCTGTGGTTGGGGGACGACGCGCCTCCCGAACATCCTGCCCGGCTGTGGCTTCATCCCCGCGCCGACCAAGCGGAGCGCGGCGACCCGGGAGGGAAGGACCTAGCGTTGTCGGCCGTGACAGGCGAGGGTATGTCGGTTCTTTGGGACCGCATCGAGGCGCTCGCGGCGAGCTTGGTCCCGGCACCCGACATGGTCGCCCTGAATCGTCGTCAGCGCGACCTGTGCATTGATGCGGCAGCGGCGCTAACTCGTGCTGCCGTGCAACATGATCCTTTGCTGTTCGCGGAGGAAGTACGGGCAGCCCAGCGGGCATTCGACGCAGTCACTGGCCGTGCCGGTGTGGAAGCGATGCTGGATGCGTTGTTCTCTCGCTTTTGCATCGGAAAGTAG
- the rho gene encoding transcription termination factor Rho, whose amino-acid sequence MHLKDLKKTPPAELVSMAEELGVESASTLRKQDLLFAILKAQAENGEQIMGEGTIEVLPDGFGFLRSPQANYLAGPDDIYVSPNQVRKFGLRTGDTVEGEIRGPKDGERYFALVRLVSVNFDDPDAVRHRVNFDNLTPLYPEQKLTLDLLDPTIKDKSARVIDIVAPQGKGQRALIVAPPRVGKTVLLQNIAKAITDNHPEVFLIVLLIDERPEEVTDMQRSVKGEVISSTFDEPAQRHVQVSEMVIEKAKRLVEHKKDVVILLDSITRLGRAYNTVVPSSGKVLTGGVDANALQRPKRFFGAARNIEEGGSLSIIATALIDTGSRMDEVIFEEFKGTGNSEIVLDRKVADKRIFPALDVGKSGTRKEELLVDKAKLTKMWVLRRILMQMGTIDAMEFLLDKMKDSKTNEDFFDSMNQ is encoded by the coding sequence ATGCACCTCAAGGACCTCAAGAAAACTCCCCCCGCCGAACTGGTCAGCATGGCCGAGGAACTCGGCGTCGAGAGCGCGTCCACGCTGCGCAAGCAGGACCTGCTCTTCGCCATCCTCAAGGCCCAGGCCGAAAATGGCGAGCAGATCATGGGCGAGGGCACGATCGAAGTGCTGCCCGACGGCTTCGGCTTCCTGCGCAGCCCGCAGGCGAATTACCTTGCCGGGCCTGACGATATCTATGTCAGCCCCAACCAGGTTCGTAAGTTCGGCCTGCGCACCGGCGACACGGTGGAAGGCGAAATCCGCGGGCCCAAGGACGGCGAACGCTACTTCGCATTGGTCCGGCTCGTGTCGGTCAATTTCGACGATCCCGACGCAGTCCGCCACCGCGTCAATTTCGACAATCTGACTCCGCTGTACCCCGAGCAGAAGCTGACGCTCGACTTGCTCGACCCGACGATCAAGGACAAGTCGGCGCGGGTGATCGACATCGTCGCGCCGCAGGGCAAGGGCCAGCGCGCGCTGATCGTCGCGCCGCCGCGCGTCGGTAAGACGGTTCTGCTCCAGAACATCGCCAAGGCGATCACCGACAACCATCCCGAAGTGTTCCTGATCGTGCTGCTGATCGACGAGCGCCCGGAAGAAGTCACCGACATGCAGCGCAGCGTGAAGGGTGAGGTCATTTCCTCGACCTTTGACGAGCCCGCGCAGCGTCACGTGCAAGTGTCTGAAATGGTGATCGAAAAGGCCAAGCGCCTGGTCGAGCACAAGAAGGACGTGGTGATCCTGCTCGACTCGATCACGCGTCTAGGTCGGGCCTACAACACCGTCGTCCCGAGCTCGGGCAAGGTGCTGACCGGCGGTGTCGACGCCAACGCCCTGCAGCGCCCGAAGCGCTTCTTCGGCGCCGCGCGCAACATCGAGGAAGGCGGTTCGCTCTCGATCATCGCCACCGCGCTGATCGACACCGGCAGCCGCATGGACGAAGTCATCTTCGAAGAGTTCAAGGGCACCGGTAACTCCGAAATCGTCCTCGACCGCAAGGTGGCGGACAAGCGCATCTTCCCGGCGCTCGACGTCGGCAAGTCGGGCACCCGCAAGGAAGAGCTGCTGGTCGACAAGGCCAAGCTCACCAAGATGTGGGTGCTGCGCCGCATCCTCATGCAGATGGGCACCATCGACGCGATGGAATTCCTGCTCGACAAGATGAAGGATTCGAAGACCAACGAGGACTTCTTCGACAGCATGAACCAGTAA
- a CDS encoding DUF6489 family protein gives MKIHVEVDCTPEEARRAMGLPDLTPVHDRYVQLMVQAIETQGTPEAFETLVRSWTPMGEAGMNFWRTMFEGGNKAG, from the coding sequence ATGAAGATCCATGTCGAGGTAGATTGCACCCCCGAGGAGGCGCGGCGCGCAATGGGCCTGCCCGATCTCACGCCGGTGCACGACCGCTATGTCCAACTGATGGTGCAGGCGATCGAGACCCAGGGCACGCCCGAGGCATTCGAGACGCTGGTACGCAGCTGGACGCCGATGGGCGAAGCGGGGATGAACTTCTGGCGGACGATGTTCGAAGGCGGAAACAAGGCCGGCTGA
- a CDS encoding YjbE family putative metal transport protein (Members of this highly hydrophobic protein family,regularly are found preceded by the yybP-ykoY manganese riboswitch (see RF00080). A metal cation transport function is proposed.) has protein sequence MIDLILSAAASAAGGIGSPLEIWHHIVADFSNIGEPAALAAFGSVLMIDLVLAGDNAIVVGALAAGLPAAERKKVILIGIGAALVLRIAFALVVSWLMGIVGLIFAGGLLLLWVSWKFWREIRHTGESHGSEEIAGDERSGVRSARSFAGAAWAVAVADVSMSLDNVLAVAGAAREHPGILVVGLLLSVALMGLAANFIAKLIDRHRWIAYIGLAVIVLVAGKMIYEGWVGTPETVGITSFFS, from the coding sequence ATGATCGATCTCATCCTCTCCGCCGCCGCGTCCGCCGCAGGCGGCATCGGGTCTCCCCTGGAGATCTGGCACCATATCGTCGCCGACTTCTCGAACATCGGCGAGCCGGCGGCATTGGCCGCCTTCGGCTCGGTGCTGATGATCGACCTGGTGCTCGCCGGCGACAATGCGATCGTCGTCGGGGCGCTGGCGGCCGGGCTTCCCGCGGCCGAGCGCAAGAAGGTCATCCTGATCGGCATCGGCGCCGCACTGGTGCTGCGCATCGCCTTTGCCCTGGTCGTCAGCTGGCTGATGGGGATCGTCGGTCTCATCTTCGCCGGCGGCCTGTTGCTGCTCTGGGTCAGCTGGAAATTCTGGCGCGAAATCCGCCACACCGGCGAGAGCCATGGCTCCGAGGAGATCGCGGGTGACGAGCGCTCGGGCGTCCGGTCGGCGCGCAGCTTCGCCGGTGCGGCGTGGGCGGTTGCTGTCGCCGACGTGTCGATGAGCCTGGACAACGTCCTCGCCGTGGCCGGCGCCGCGCGCGAGCACCCGGGCATTCTGGTCGTCGGCCTGTTGCTGTCGGTGGCGCTGATGGGCCTGGCCGCCAACTTCATCGCCAAGCTGATCGACCGCCATCGCTGGATCGCCTATATCGGCCTTGCAGTGATCGTGCTGGTCGCGGGCAAGATGATCTACGAAGGGTGGGTGGGCACGCCCGAGACCGTCGGGATCACCAGCTTCTTCAGCTGA
- a CDS encoding methylated-DNA--[protein]-cysteine S-methyltransferase, whose protein sequence is MYARDHALIATPIGLVRIEGDDAVVTALHIGAEGAPAPGRADAVRTAAEQIGAWFAGERQDLAVPLAPAATSRGQTLRDGLIAIGYGETLSYGALAQRLGSSARAIGQLCARNPLPLFVPCHRVLGSGGVLGAYSAGDGPATKSWLLEHERRIARKTLL, encoded by the coding sequence ATGTATGCGCGCGACCACGCCCTGATCGCAACGCCCATCGGCCTGGTCCGCATCGAGGGGGACGATGCGGTCGTGACCGCGCTGCACATCGGCGCCGAGGGCGCACCCGCGCCGGGTCGCGCTGATGCCGTGCGGACCGCCGCCGAGCAGATCGGCGCATGGTTCGCCGGCGAGCGGCAGGACTTGGCAGTCCCGCTCGCGCCCGCCGCCACATCCCGAGGACAGACGCTGCGCGACGGGTTGATCGCCATCGGCTATGGCGAGACGCTGAGCTATGGCGCGCTGGCGCAGCGGCTGGGATCGAGCGCCCGCGCGATCGGCCAGCTGTGCGCGCGCAATCCGCTCCCCCTGTTCGTGCCGTGTCACCGCGTACTGGGAAGCGGCGGCGTGCTTGGCGCCTATTCGGCCGGCGATGGCCCGGCGACCAAATCCTGGCTGCTCGAGCATGAGCGGCGCATAGCGAGAAAGACCCTATTATGA
- the hemE gene encoding uroporphyrinogen decarboxylase, giving the protein MYASPKPLLATLYGQRQSVPPIWLMRQAGRYLPEYRALRAEKGGFLALAMDSDAAAEITLQPIRRFGMDGAILFSDILIVPMALGQDLWFETGEGPRLAPKVQARDVLDGLTARPEALEPVYGTVRRVAALLPPETAFLGFAGSPWTVATYMINGQGSREQAEARRLAYGDPGLMQALVDRIADCTIEYLLGQIDAGVEAVQLFDSWSGSLSPAQFERWVIAPTARIITALHERAPGVPVIGFPKGAGGKLPAYAREVGADAIGVDETVDPVWADAALPEGLPVQGNLDPLALIAGGATLDAAVDRILAAFANRPHIFNLGHGILPDTPIAHVERLLARVRGTVA; this is encoded by the coding sequence ATGTACGCTTCTCCCAAGCCGCTTCTCGCCACCCTCTACGGCCAGCGCCAATCGGTCCCGCCGATCTGGCTGATGCGCCAGGCGGGGCGCTACCTTCCCGAATATCGCGCGCTCAGGGCGGAAAAAGGCGGATTTCTGGCACTCGCCATGGACAGCGATGCCGCGGCGGAGATCACGTTGCAGCCGATCCGCCGCTTCGGCATGGATGGGGCGATCCTGTTCTCCGACATCCTGATCGTGCCGATGGCGCTGGGCCAGGATCTGTGGTTCGAAACCGGCGAGGGCCCACGGCTGGCACCCAAGGTGCAGGCGCGCGACGTGCTCGACGGGCTAACAGCCCGGCCGGAGGCACTGGAGCCGGTCTACGGCACCGTTCGGCGCGTGGCGGCACTCCTGCCACCCGAGACGGCGTTTCTGGGCTTTGCGGGCAGTCCCTGGACGGTCGCGACCTACATGATCAACGGGCAGGGTAGCCGCGAACAGGCCGAGGCACGCCGGCTGGCTTATGGCGATCCGGGGCTGATGCAGGCGCTGGTCGACCGCATCGCCGATTGCACGATCGAGTATCTGCTCGGCCAGATCGACGCGGGCGTCGAGGCCGTGCAGCTGTTCGACAGCTGGTCGGGCAGCCTGAGCCCCGCGCAGTTCGAACGCTGGGTGATCGCCCCGACCGCGCGGATCATCACTGCGCTCCACGAACGCGCGCCCGGCGTGCCGGTGATCGGCTTTCCGAAGGGCGCAGGCGGCAAGCTGCCGGCTTATGCCCGCGAAGTCGGTGCGGATGCGATCGGCGTAGACGAGACCGTGGACCCGGTCTGGGCCGATGCCGCGCTGCCCGAAGGGCTGCCGGTGCAAGGTAATCTCGATCCGTTGGCGCTGATTGCCGGCGGCGCGACGCTGGATGCGGCGGTCGATCGCATTCTCGCCGCGTTCGCGAACCGGCCGCACATCTTCAATCTGGGTCACGGCATCCTGCCGGACACGCCGATCGCCCATGTCGAACGGTTATTGGCGCGGGTACGGGGGACAGTGGCATGA
- a CDS encoding CopD family protein produces MTGFLGNAYLWVKAFHIIFVIFWMAGLFLLPRYLVHHQEALGTPQAADWVKREAMLRRMILTPSMIIVWLLGLTLAANVGLFDGQPGIGWLHAKLLLVVLLSGYHGWAVGYAKKLAAGQGTLPTRRLRLLNEVPALAAVLIVVLAVVKPF; encoded by the coding sequence ATGACCGGGTTCCTGGGCAACGCCTATCTGTGGGTGAAGGCGTTCCACATCATCTTCGTGATCTTCTGGATGGCCGGGCTGTTCCTGCTGCCGCGCTATCTGGTGCACCACCAGGAGGCGCTGGGCACGCCCCAGGCGGCCGACTGGGTGAAGCGGGAGGCGATGCTGCGGCGGATGATCCTCACGCCCTCCATGATCATCGTCTGGCTTCTCGGGCTGACGCTTGCCGCCAATGTCGGGCTGTTCGACGGCCAGCCGGGGATCGGCTGGCTGCATGCCAAGCTGCTCCTCGTCGTGCTGCTCAGCGGCTATCATGGCTGGGCGGTCGGCTATGCGAAGAAGCTGGCGGCAGGGCAGGGGACGCTTCCCACCCGCCGGTTGCGGCTGCTCAACGAAGTGCCGGCGCTTGCCGCGGTGCTGATCGTCGTGCTCGCGGTGGTGAAGCCGTTCTAA
- a CDS encoding dienelactone hydrolase family protein translates to MSETSIQASDGSGSFQAYVAEPEGTPRAAIVVIQEIFGVNPGIRQKCDDWAAQGYLAIAPDLFWRVQPGVVLDPDVEPEFQQALQLMGQFDQGKGIEDIEATIKAARAQLGGGKVGVVGFCLGGRLAFMAATRTDSDASVGYYAVGIDNLLGEKHAIAKPVLLHVAGADHFVTPDIQAKMHEGLDDHPKVTIFDYPGEDHGFAAEMGKRRSEAAAELADTRTADFFAEHLG, encoded by the coding sequence ATGAGCGAGACCAGCATCCAGGCGTCCGACGGAAGCGGCAGCTTCCAGGCCTATGTCGCCGAACCCGAGGGCACGCCGCGCGCCGCGATCGTCGTCATTCAGGAGATCTTCGGCGTGAACCCGGGCATTCGCCAGAAGTGCGACGATTGGGCGGCGCAGGGCTATCTGGCGATCGCGCCCGATCTGTTCTGGCGGGTTCAGCCTGGCGTAGTGCTCGATCCCGATGTCGAACCCGAGTTTCAGCAGGCGCTCCAGCTGATGGGGCAGTTCGACCAGGGCAAGGGCATCGAAGACATCGAAGCGACGATCAAGGCTGCGCGGGCGCAGCTCGGCGGCGGCAAGGTCGGCGTGGTTGGCTTTTGCCTTGGGGGCCGTCTGGCCTTCATGGCGGCGACGCGTACCGACAGCGATGCAAGCGTCGGCTATTACGCCGTCGGCATCGACAACCTGCTGGGTGAGAAGCACGCCATCGCCAAGCCGGTGCTGCTCCACGTCGCGGGCGCGGACCATTTCGTCACTCCGGACATCCAGGCGAAGATGCACGAAGGGCTCGACGACCATCCCAAGGTGACGATCTTCGACTATCCCGGCGAGGATCATGGCTTTGCCGCAGAGATGGGCAAGCGCCGTTCGGAAGCCGCGGCGGAACTGGCAGACACGCGCACCGCCGACTTCTTCGCCGAGCATCTGGGCTGA